A DNA window from Streptomyces asoensis contains the following coding sequences:
- a CDS encoding IS110 family transposase, with protein sequence MSRRTGRVWAGVDAGKGHHWAAVVDETGATLWSKKIDNDESAILAALGEILGLTDEVRWAVDICGTSSALLLALLAAHGQQAVYVPGRTVNRMSGAYRGEAKTDARDAYVIAETARHRNDFAAIDVPAQLAADLALLTAHRSDLVADRVRMINRLRDVLTGVFPALERAFDYSSQKGALVLLTGYQTPAALRRRGRARLTAWLANRSVRNADAVAATALQAAQAQQTALPGEDVAAQIVADLAAQILALDDRLKRIDKQIRETFRSHPQAEIIESVPGMGPILGAEFVVAAGDLSAYADAGHLASAAGLVPVPRDSGRRTGNLHRPKRYSRRLRRVFYMSAQTSIIREGPNRDFYLKKRGEGCKHVQAVIALARRRASVLWALLRDGRLFTSAPPVTQAA encoded by the coding sequence GTGAGCAGACGGACGGGTCGGGTCTGGGCCGGTGTCGACGCCGGCAAGGGTCACCACTGGGCGGCGGTGGTCGATGAGACCGGCGCGACCCTGTGGTCGAAGAAGATCGACAACGACGAGTCTGCGATCCTGGCGGCGCTCGGCGAGATCCTCGGCCTGACGGATGAAGTCCGCTGGGCGGTGGACATCTGCGGGACCTCCTCCGCGCTGCTGCTGGCACTGCTCGCCGCTCACGGCCAGCAGGCCGTCTACGTGCCCGGCCGCACGGTCAACCGCATGTCGGGCGCCTACCGGGGGGAGGCGAAGACCGACGCGCGTGACGCCTACGTCATCGCGGAGACCGCCCGCCACCGCAACGACTTCGCCGCGATCGACGTGCCGGCCCAGCTGGCCGCCGACCTCGCGCTGCTGACCGCCCACCGCTCCGACCTCGTGGCCGACCGGGTACGGATGATCAACCGGCTCCGCGACGTGCTGACCGGCGTCTTCCCCGCGCTGGAGCGGGCCTTCGACTACAGCTCGCAGAAGGGCGCGCTGGTCCTGCTGACGGGTTACCAGACTCCGGCGGCTCTCCGCCGCCGCGGCCGGGCCCGGCTGACGGCCTGGCTGGCCAACCGCAGCGTGCGCAACGCCGACGCCGTCGCCGCGACCGCGCTGCAGGCCGCGCAGGCCCAGCAGACCGCGCTGCCCGGGGAGGACGTCGCCGCGCAGATCGTCGCCGACCTGGCGGCACAGATCCTGGCCCTGGACGACCGGCTGAAGCGGATCGACAAGCAGATCCGTGAGACCTTCCGCAGCCACCCCCAGGCGGAGATCATCGAGTCCGTGCCCGGCATGGGCCCCATACTCGGCGCCGAGTTCGTGGTCGCTGCCGGCGACCTGTCGGCCTACGCCGACGCCGGCCACCTCGCCTCCGCGGCCGGGCTGGTGCCTGTCCCACGCGACTCCGGACGGCGCACCGGCAACCTGCACCGGCCCAAGCGCTACAGCCGCCGCCTGCGACGGGTGTTCTACATGTCCGCGCAGACCAGCATCATCCGCGAGGGCCCGAACCGGGACTTCTACCTCAAGAAGCGTGGCGAGGGCTGCAAGCACGTTCAGGCAGTCATCGCACTCGCCCGGCGACGGGCAAGTGTTCTGTGGGCACTCCTGCGTGACGGGCGGCTCTTCACCTCCGCCCCGCCGGTCACGCAAGCGGCTTGA
- a CDS encoding DUF317 domain-containing protein, with protein sequence MPPTPETVEVDFIAPRHLAGGGDPAWITVPLHRACGWSHGNDPLMPRVLLSSPDQKALLRLEPDPDGQWWTLNHAAEADRPAWYASFGARTPVELIAVFTDALTDPAPAASTPSDPYEPLRQSAWQPPTIGADGLVSPDGTAYVQRLGTAQEPGAWFVTASLGPERKPVWQARFGEHTPARLVAAFTTALTDPHPAARTNSLRSLPTRAPDVVTRRTTDVLAVHVAAALEERVHALAARRTLPPTTPSSPRQPPARKSRSR encoded by the coding sequence ATGCCCCCGACCCCCGAGACCGTCGAGGTCGACTTCATCGCGCCGCGCCACCTGGCCGGCGGCGGTGACCCCGCCTGGATCACCGTCCCCCTGCACCGTGCCTGCGGCTGGAGCCACGGCAACGACCCCCTGATGCCCCGCGTCCTGCTCTCCAGCCCGGACCAGAAGGCCCTCCTGCGCCTGGAACCTGACCCCGACGGACAGTGGTGGACGCTCAACCATGCGGCGGAGGCGGACCGGCCCGCCTGGTACGCGAGTTTCGGCGCCCGCACCCCGGTGGAACTCATCGCCGTCTTCACCGACGCCCTCACCGACCCCGCCCCCGCCGCGAGCACACCCTCGGATCCGTACGAACCGCTCCGGCAGAGCGCGTGGCAGCCCCCCACTATCGGGGCTGACGGCCTCGTGTCGCCCGACGGAACGGCCTACGTGCAGCGCCTGGGAACCGCGCAGGAGCCGGGAGCCTGGTTCGTCACCGCCTCCCTCGGCCCGGAGCGAAAGCCGGTGTGGCAGGCCCGCTTCGGCGAACACACCCCTGCACGACTGGTCGCCGCGTTCACCACCGCGCTCACCGATCCCCACCCCGCAGCGCGTACCAACAGCTTGCGCAGTCTTCCGACCCGCGCCCCGGACGTCGTCACCCGCCGGACAACGGACGTCCTCGCCGTGCACGTCGCCGCCGCCCTGGAAGAACGCGTCCACGCCCTCGCGGCCCGCCGCACCCTTCCGCCGACGACTCCAAGCTCGCCGCGCCAGCCGCCGGCCAGGAAGAGCCGCAGCCGCTGA
- a CDS encoding type IV secretory system conjugative DNA transfer family protein has protein sequence MPPTSSNSSTDGYDIVLRLLIGAAAVVVPLSHLAWLSGNIAASLTGAGWAPYQPTNALLHPERLWPHAGETPLLIGARIVPVLLLLALGTAAGILWARHKNRSGGRKKKITGMAKARDIEPLMAKAITDKARSLRPSLKDAKHIEARDTGILLGNLQGTKHEIRMGYEDVAVAIMAPRSGKTTSLAIPSILAAPGPVLLTSNKAAGDAFTATYDARAAVGRVWAMDPQQIAHAAREMWWNPLAGAKTLDDAGRLAGHFLAASVDASQQGDFWSKAGSNILAQLFLAAALDERPITDVMQWLAFPADRTPLDILRDHGYTAVAAQLKGTVEGPPETRDGIYETARQYAAALLNSEITAWVTPQKNVPEFKPSEFVTSTDTLFLLSKDGGGGASALIAACADSVMRAATAQAERAGGRLDPPMLAILDEAANVCKISDLPDLYSHLGSRGIIPITILQSYRQGQKVWGDAGMDAMWSASTVKVIGSGIDDPDFADKLSRLIGDHDVETTSTSHSESGKSTSVSMRQQRILPADEIRALPKGTALCFATGMRAAMLDLRPWYQEPGAAELSAASVRASKAITARAIAKHAPTQSDFGLAT, from the coding sequence TTGCCCCCCACCTCCTCCAACAGTTCCACCGACGGATACGACATCGTCCTGCGCCTCCTGATCGGCGCCGCAGCCGTCGTCGTCCCCCTGTCCCACCTCGCCTGGCTGTCCGGCAACATCGCCGCCTCCCTCACCGGAGCCGGCTGGGCGCCGTACCAACCGACCAACGCCCTGCTCCACCCCGAGCGCCTCTGGCCCCACGCGGGAGAAACGCCCCTGCTGATCGGGGCACGCATCGTGCCCGTTCTCCTGCTCCTGGCCCTCGGGACAGCGGCGGGCATTTTGTGGGCCCGGCACAAGAACCGCAGCGGCGGCCGGAAGAAGAAGATCACCGGCATGGCCAAGGCCCGGGACATCGAACCGCTGATGGCCAAGGCGATCACCGACAAGGCCCGCTCCCTGCGCCCGAGCCTGAAGGACGCCAAGCACATCGAGGCCCGGGACACCGGCATCCTCCTCGGCAACCTGCAGGGCACCAAGCACGAGATCCGCATGGGCTACGAGGACGTGGCCGTCGCCATCATGGCGCCCCGCTCGGGCAAGACCACCTCGCTCGCGATCCCCTCCATCCTCGCCGCGCCCGGCCCGGTCCTGCTGACCTCGAACAAGGCCGCCGGCGATGCGTTCACCGCCACCTACGACGCCCGCGCCGCGGTGGGACGGGTATGGGCGATGGACCCGCAGCAGATCGCGCACGCCGCACGCGAGATGTGGTGGAACCCCTTGGCTGGCGCCAAAACCCTCGACGACGCCGGGCGGTTGGCCGGCCACTTTCTCGCCGCCTCCGTGGACGCCAGCCAGCAGGGCGACTTCTGGTCCAAGGCCGGATCCAACATCCTCGCCCAGTTGTTCCTCGCCGCGGCCCTGGACGAGCGGCCGATCACCGACGTCATGCAGTGGCTGGCCTTCCCCGCCGACCGTACCCCGCTCGACATCCTCCGCGACCACGGATACACCGCCGTCGCCGCCCAGCTCAAGGGCACCGTGGAAGGACCGCCGGAAACCCGGGACGGCATCTACGAGACCGCCCGCCAGTACGCCGCCGCGCTGCTGAACAGCGAGATCACGGCCTGGGTCACCCCGCAGAAGAACGTTCCGGAGTTCAAGCCGTCCGAGTTCGTCACCTCCACCGACACCCTCTTCCTGCTCAGCAAGGACGGCGGAGGCGGAGCATCGGCGCTGATCGCCGCGTGCGCGGATTCGGTGATGCGGGCCGCGACCGCGCAGGCCGAACGCGCCGGCGGACGCCTCGACCCGCCCATGCTCGCCATCCTCGACGAGGCCGCCAACGTGTGCAAGATCTCGGACCTTCCGGATCTGTACTCGCACCTCGGGTCGCGCGGGATCATCCCGATCACGATCCTGCAGTCCTACCGCCAGGGCCAGAAGGTCTGGGGGGACGCCGGCATGGACGCCATGTGGTCCGCCTCGACCGTCAAGGTCATCGGCTCCGGTATCGACGACCCCGACTTCGCGGACAAGCTGTCCCGCCTGATCGGCGACCACGACGTCGAGACCACCTCGACCTCGCACTCCGAGTCCGGCAAGTCGACCTCGGTGTCGATGCGACAGCAGCGGATCCTGCCCGCCGACGAGATCCGCGCCCTGCCCAAGGGCACGGCGCTCTGCTTCGCCACCGGTATGCGCGCAGCCATGCTCGACCTGCGCCCGTGGTACCAGGAGCCCGGCGCGGCAG